The sequence below is a genomic window from Mytilus edulis chromosome 2, xbMytEdul2.2, whole genome shotgun sequence.
ctaacattccaattttcaataacagttaacagcaaatagattctcacaataacagataacaaaatagataatagtcctataacagctaacaaagaataagacaataacagctaacagtaaatatattttcagaataacacataacaaagaattaaaatgccccataacagcataacagttaaaccccttgtcCCCCCTCTTCTGTATTATAGTGCTACTCAGTAGATATTGTGATATTCCCTATTCGATGTATAATCTTATATATCTTCGATTCCTACGTAACATGTGTTAAAGTTACCTCAAACGGAAAACTTTAAACGTGACATTTTCCTTCTCCTTGTCAAGCTTAGCTCGCAGTATTTATGACAAGGGGAACACTGTACTCAAGAGTCCGAATATTGTATTGGAGAAGGGTGACTTATTTTCATAAGACTTTTGCTTGATGAGCTAGTAATTTCGAAATccgtgtcggtctagtacaaaggaTGGTAAAATCATATCATATCTCATTGCTATATTATCGTCCTGAATATGAATGTTGTATTTGCCTTTGGACGTGAAGCAGCcctcaatcaattaatcaaatccAGAGACTGATTGATACACGTTGTTCTCCCTTATGTCGAATGGTGCATCTTACCTGGTACAATTTAGAATTGGCGTAGTTACGAAAGCATTCGAAATTGTCTTCTGTCAGATGTTTTCCTTGAATCGATGATGCATTAAAAGGATGAGCAAGGTTATGTCCATCACTTGATACCAAAACAATTCTGCAGTCATCCGCGCCCGAAAATTCCATTAGAGGCATCAGATGTATAGCTAGTAGGAACTGGCTAAGATAATTAACctagaatttacacattagaatGAAGAGTAACTGCATCGGattaaacaattgtttttaatttttaaaacttatCTACCGGCCAACCAAAAAAGGTTGACTGGTGTATAGGAATATGATCGATTGGACTTCTAATATCCGGCAGTTAACAACCACGCCATAAAGGGCCATGTCTGTTCGGCTGTAAAGGATGTATAGTATACACAGCCTAGTAAACATAATCGTTATGTTCAATCCGATGCCTAGTGTTTAGAGAGTGTCACGTTTTCTGTTcacattaaaacatttttttaaggaattcgtgggtggtcttttttttttttatccaaagaACCCTTTTACCAGTGACACTTAATTTTACGCCCTTAATCCTGTTCCAATGTTGTTTGTTGTCGTCCTAAATATGCAGGAACTGTTTGAACTAGATATAGAGCGAACAAAAAGCAGcaacaatcaaacaatcaaagAACTACATAGCATGTGTGCCATTAAAGAACCAATCAGAAGTTTTCTTTTCTCGCTGTGGttaagaccaattggtggccttcggtcgATTTGTTTTATccttggtcgggttgctgtctctttgacacattccccatttccattttccatttattTTGTATTCGACTCGATATTTTCTTAGTCTTTAAAAACCATGCTTTGTGATAATAGAATGCAATATTGAACATTTTGATGCATGCCAACCCAATGGTTAGTTATCAATATCTAGGTTAAACATCACTTCTCTGTTGTTTGTCACAGTATAATTAAGAATTTTGATTAAATCTTGGAAATCCATCAGAATTATGGATTGATTTCCACGAATGCGCTTGTTTACACACCGTTGTTTATGAAATTAGTGACACGATACCTCATCACCTATAAATCTTATTTAGCATCTTGGAATTTAAGTATGATTATGCATAcatatcttttcaatttttagaATTTGTAAGTGTATGGCTTTAAATAAACATAACAATATTTTAATAGCTGAGGCTAAATTCTCTGCTATTCTGTGGTTTACTTCGTGAACTATTTTTGTATGTATTCGACAATACTATTAAACTTACCTGAAATACCAATTCATTTTTGTCCTCTgtatattctgaaaaaaatattgaattccaAAAACAGTTAGGGAGATATGGTATAAATTATAATGAGAAactataaaaaaagtattatgaTGCACATTAAAGCAATGTTAGGATCgcacggccgtcaacaatgaccAATCaaaaaacgaaacaaaaatgtgaaacaattttaaccaaaaaaaacaatggcataatttaaaaaaaaacaaaaaaaaaaacgaaaaaatatgACAAGACATCAAAGAGGACACTGAACTACAGGCACATATAACACCATCATAAACTTAATTCATTCGTAATAAACATTACCGTATATGTCATCCTCAACGGAGAAATATATAGGCATAAGAagcaaaagttttataaaaatcacaAGATTTCGCTGTTTACTCAAAAGTTAACAAAAAAGGTAATACAATTGATTTTTCTTCAAGCGCTTTTCAAGTATTAAAGAAACCGATGAATGCATTTgagattttacatgttttaaaactaACCCAAAGGGCCAAGACCTAATCCTGCGTTACACACTAAAGTGTGTAGTTTTCGTCCGGAAGATTTAAAGGTTTCAATAAATTCTTTGGTAGACTGCAAAGATGCAAAATCGACTTTCATAAATTGTACATATATGTCACCATCTTGGATAATTCCATTTGTTCCTTTTTGCTTCTCTTCTTGGTATTCCTTCTTCATTCTTTCAATTGcctacagataaaaaaaatatatagcccAGTTAAACACATAAACTACTTATAAATTACTGTTTGCAATGgaaaaaaacacgaaaaaaaaaccTCGCTGAGACTATTATCTGTTTCTCTTGTTTGCATACACTTCTCCATTTACAGAAATCTATTTCagaatatttgattttgatacaATGAATATTTGTCAGATTACAAATACTGTAGATGTTATTTACCTATGCTGAACGAAAACTGAATTAAGGGTTTGAAAAGTCACTGAACAGTCTTGAATTGGATGCCCACTAAATTGCTAAAAGATAACGCAATTTACTTTATACGTTGAACAAATGGCAACAAATGACAAAACGtgctttaattttatttgtttctatgtTTAACTATGTTGAAACCTAGTTCAACTGTAGACAATATAACATTTCCAAGTACGAACTAAAATTGGGCGAAATTCGCATACAAGCTCTATCTGTAAACTAAGCATATTGAGAACATGCTCTGAATTTAATACAGGTAAAACAATTGTATTGGCTGGTTTAACTGTTTGGTTTTTTACTTAAAAACATGACAACTGAAACCATAATGTGAGaagaaaactgaaaatttcgtCACTGTTGACTCATTTGGAGATTTCGTCTCGCTTATCGATTTTTGTTGCTTATAGTTTGCTTTATCTGTTACAGTTCTTGCATACTATGGAAAAATTGGATATTGAAATCATCATTTAGGGGTAATTACTCCTGAAAAGTTTATTCAATATTTGAcacatgttaacttatttgtaggcGGCATCACAGACTTATTTTAAGAACTAGATATCA
It includes:
- the LOC139512779 gene encoding retinol dehydrogenase 11-like isoform X3; amino-acid sequence: MKKEYQEEKQKGTNGIIQDGDIYVQFMKVDFASLQSTKEFIETFKSSGRKLHTLVCNAGLGLGPLEYTEDKNELVFQVNYLSQFLLAIHLMPLMEFSGADDCRIVLVSSDGHNLAHPFNASSIQGKHLTEDNFECFRNYANSKLYQVMQMYFMNRRLKESNISVVSTHPGTVETEFGRDMECSRTCCIYCFGHTMKFCHCIKTPFEGAETEIYAAIAAQLKGIRDVYYADCKPATTSSQSRNMENQEALLKVSLELLKDYIPEDIVHRWSTTPTTLA